One genomic segment of Thermodesulfobacterium sp. TA1 includes these proteins:
- a CDS encoding cupin domain-containing protein, with the protein MGIKINIADVEMKPHPKFEGVKIGFIATKELCCEASITILEIPVGTELPIHTHEKEADTIFVLQGEGEIYLNGHWQPIKAGDIVAILPKEEHGLKVTGEVPMRCYIIHAPALW; encoded by the coding sequence GTGGGTATTAAAATAAACATCGCAGATGTTGAAATGAAACCTCATCCTAAATTTGAGGGAGTAAAAATAGGTTTCATAGCTACTAAAGAACTTTGTTGTGAGGCAAGTATAACCATCCTTGAGATTCCAGTAGGCACAGAACTTCCTATACATACCCATGAAAAAGAGGCTGACACTATCTTTGTATTACAAGGAGAAGGCGAAATATATCTTAACGGACATTGGCAACCTATTAAAGCAGGAGATATTGTAGCCATTCTTCCTAAAGAAGAGCACGGTTTAAAGGTAACTGGAGAAGTACCTATGAGATGTTATATCATTCATGCCCCAGCCCTTTGGTAA
- the argB gene encoding acetylglutamate kinase — protein sequence MDIVEKAKILISALPYFREFYKKIMVIKYGGHAMVDPSLKVNFAQDIALMRYVGICPVIVHGGGPQINQVMERMGLKPVFIEGQRVTDEETMNVVEMVLVGTVNKSIVSLLNRAGVKAVGLSGRDGELIVAEKMKVYKYRGEDRPPEIIDIGRVGKVKEVNPQVLFSLIEKDFIPVIAPVGIGPEGEAYNINADLVAGALAAALKAEKLIYLSDVEGVKDEKGELISTLTIEDIDRLIESGVAKGGMIPKLKSAKKALSAGVNKVHIIDGRIPHSLIIELFTDEGLGTQILPID from the coding sequence ATGGACATCGTAGAAAAGGCTAAGATACTTATTTCTGCTTTACCTTATTTTAGAGAATTCTATAAAAAGATAATGGTGATTAAATACGGTGGGCATGCGATGGTTGATCCCTCTCTTAAGGTAAACTTTGCTCAAGATATTGCCTTGATGAGATATGTAGGGATTTGTCCTGTTATAGTGCATGGAGGAGGACCGCAGATTAATCAAGTTATGGAACGAATGGGGTTAAAGCCTGTTTTTATCGAAGGACAAAGGGTTACAGATGAAGAGACGATGAATGTGGTTGAAATGGTGCTTGTAGGAACGGTGAACAAGAGCATCGTTAGTTTATTAAACCGAGCCGGAGTAAAGGCAGTAGGTCTTTCTGGAAGGGATGGAGAGCTTATCGTAGCAGAAAAAATGAAGGTTTATAAATACCGAGGAGAAGATAGACCTCCTGAGATTATAGACATAGGAAGGGTAGGAAAGGTAAAAGAAGTTAATCCTCAGGTGCTTTTTAGTTTGATAGAAAAGGATTTTATTCCGGTTATTGCTCCTGTCGGTATAGGACCAGAAGGAGAGGCCTATAACATCAACGCAGACTTAGTAGCAGGGGCCTTAGCAGCTGCGCTTAAGGCTGAGAAGTTGATCTACCTTTCTGATGTTGAAGGGGTTAAAGATGAAAAAGGAGAGTTAATTTCAACCTTAACTATAGAGGACATAGACCGATTGATAGAGTCTGGGGTAGCAAAAGGAGGAATGATACCAAAGTTAAAAAGCGCTAAAAAGGCTTTGTCTGCTGGGGTAAATAAAGTCCATATTATAGATGGAAGAATCCCTCATAGTTTGATTATAGAACTTTTTACCGATGAAGGATTAGGAACCCAAATATTACCTATAGATTAA
- a CDS encoding valine--tRNA ligase, with the protein MSELNLDKSYDPKKVEEKWYRVWEEKGYFEPTYDDNKPKFSLVIPPPNVTGVLHIGHALNNTIQDVLARYKRMDGYDVLWVPGTDHAGIATQNVVEREIAKEGLTRQSLGREKFIERVWSWKERCGNIIIEQLKKIGASCSWSYQRFTMDEGLSKAVREVFVKLWEEGLIYRGDYIINWCPRCGTALADLEVEMKETQGKLWYLKYPLEDGSGFVVVATTRPETMLGDTAVAVNPEDERYKSLIGKFLVLPLLGRKIPIIADKAVDPEFGTGAVKVTPAHDFADFDMAKRHNLPLVKVIGEDGFMTEEAGPYKGLERYEARKKVLEDLKAQGFLEKEEDYKLVLGHCYRCDTVIEPLVSKQWFVSTKPLAQPAMAAVEYGFIKFIPENWTNLYFDWMKNIRDWCISRQIWWGHRIPVWYCKDCNETIVSKEDIVEECPNCGSKNVFQDEDVLDTWFSSALWPFSTMGWPEKTQTLTTFYPTSVLVTSFDIIFFWVARMIMMGIHFMGQIPFHKVYIHALVRDEKGQKMSKSRGNVIDPLLMVDKYGADALRFTLIALAAQGRDIKLSEARIEGFKHFINKIWNASRFVLMNLEGYSFEGEKEDYNLPLWHRWILSELQRTVKKVREKLEEFEFDQAAMEVYHFFWGKFCDWFLEVAKVYLKKEDTKRQTQRVLIKVLTNCLKLLHPFIPFVTEEIWAHLTKRESEHIIKSRYPEFNEGLIDELAEDAVKFLQELTVGIRNIKAEYGLTAKTDLEVIYRCDKDQYLKLLSQEKEVIEFLAKVKNIKGVKVYDKSRGEVSYILSEGEVLMNLGDLIDSDKEIQRLTKEKEKLESKLKQIERKLSNKEFLEKAPKEVVEKERQTYEEIINRVKIVTQYIYDLKGI; encoded by the coding sequence TTGAGCGAGTTAAACTTAGATAAAAGTTATGACCCTAAGAAGGTAGAAGAAAAATGGTATAGAGTTTGGGAAGAAAAAGGATACTTTGAACCTACATATGATGATAATAAACCTAAGTTTTCGCTTGTTATCCCTCCCCCCAATGTAACCGGGGTTTTACATATAGGTCATGCCTTAAACAATACCATACAGGATGTGCTTGCTCGTTATAAACGTATGGACGGATATGATGTTTTATGGGTTCCTGGGACGGACCATGCAGGGATAGCTACTCAAAATGTAGTAGAAAGGGAAATTGCTAAAGAAGGTTTAACCAGGCAGAGTTTGGGCAGGGAGAAATTTATTGAAAGGGTTTGGAGCTGGAAAGAAAGGTGTGGTAACATCATCATAGAGCAATTAAAAAAAATAGGTGCAAGCTGTAGTTGGTCTTATCAAAGGTTTACGATGGACGAAGGGCTCTCGAAGGCAGTTAGAGAGGTTTTTGTTAAACTTTGGGAAGAAGGTCTTATCTATAGAGGAGATTATATCATAAACTGGTGCCCTCGTTGTGGAACTGCCCTGGCAGATTTAGAAGTGGAAATGAAAGAAACACAAGGTAAACTTTGGTATTTAAAATATCCTTTGGAAGATGGTAGCGGTTTTGTAGTAGTAGCCACTACCAGACCTGAAACCATGCTTGGTGATACAGCCGTTGCAGTAAACCCGGAAGACGAAAGATATAAAAGTCTGATAGGAAAATTTTTGGTCTTACCGTTATTAGGCAGAAAAATCCCTATTATAGCAGATAAGGCGGTTGACCCAGAATTTGGAACCGGTGCGGTAAAGGTTACTCCAGCTCATGATTTCGCAGACTTTGATATGGCTAAGAGACACAACCTGCCTTTGGTAAAAGTAATAGGTGAAGACGGATTTATGACAGAAGAAGCTGGCCCCTATAAAGGTCTTGAACGATATGAAGCCCGGAAAAAGGTCTTAGAGGATTTGAAAGCTCAAGGGTTTCTTGAAAAAGAAGAAGATTATAAGTTGGTGTTAGGGCATTGCTATAGATGTGATACAGTAATCGAACCTTTGGTGTCTAAACAATGGTTTGTCTCTACTAAACCTTTAGCCCAACCTGCTATGGCGGCTGTGGAATATGGATTTATAAAATTTATTCCTGAAAACTGGACCAACCTTTATTTTGACTGGATGAAAAACATAAGAGATTGGTGTATCTCGCGTCAGATATGGTGGGGACATCGTATCCCTGTTTGGTATTGTAAAGATTGTAATGAAACCATCGTTAGCAAAGAAGATATAGTAGAAGAATGTCCTAATTGTGGGTCTAAAAATGTCTTTCAGGATGAAGACGTGCTTGATACTTGGTTTTCATCAGCTCTTTGGCCTTTTTCTACGATGGGTTGGCCTGAGAAAACCCAAACTTTAACCACTTTTTATCCTACCTCTGTATTGGTTACCAGCTTTGATATTATCTTTTTCTGGGTAGCCCGTATGATTATGATGGGCATTCATTTTATGGGACAAATACCCTTTCATAAGGTATATATCCACGCTTTAGTGAGAGATGAAAAAGGACAAAAAATGAGTAAAAGCAGGGGTAATGTCATAGACCCTTTACTTATGGTAGATAAGTATGGAGCTGATGCCTTAAGATTTACCCTGATAGCCTTAGCAGCCCAAGGAAGAGACATAAAACTGTCTGAAGCCAGGATAGAAGGTTTTAAACATTTTATCAATAAAATCTGGAACGCAAGTAGGTTTGTTTTAATGAACTTAGAAGGTTATTCTTTTGAAGGCGAAAAAGAAGACTATAACCTACCTTTATGGCATAGATGGATACTTTCTGAGTTACAAAGAACGGTTAAAAAAGTCAGGGAAAAGCTTGAGGAGTTTGAGTTTGATCAGGCGGCGATGGAGGTCTATCACTTTTTCTGGGGTAAGTTTTGCGATTGGTTTTTAGAAGTAGCAAAGGTTTATCTTAAAAAGGAAGATACAAAAAGACAGACTCAAAGGGTGTTGATAAAGGTCTTAACCAACTGTTTGAAATTGTTACATCCCTTTATTCCTTTCGTTACCGAAGAAATTTGGGCACATTTGACTAAAAGAGAATCAGAACATATAATAAAAAGTAGATATCCAGAGTTTAACGAAGGTTTGATAGACGAGTTAGCCGAGGATGCGGTAAAATTTTTACAGGAGTTAACCGTTGGGATAAGAAATATTAAAGCAGAGTATGGGCTTACTGCTAAGACCGATTTAGAAGTTATTTACCGGTGTGACAAAGATCAATATTTAAAACTTCTTTCTCAGGAAAAAGAGGTAATCGAATTTTTAGCCAAGGTCAAAAATATTAAGGGAGTAAAAGTATATGATAAGAGTAGAGGAGAAGTTTCTTATATCCTTTCTGAAGGAGAAGTTTTAATGAATTTGGGAGATTTAATAGATTCAGACAAAGAGATACAAAGATTAACCAAAGAAAAAGAAAAACTTGAATCTAAGCTAAAACAGATCGAAAGAAAGCTTAGCAATAAAGAATTTTTAGAAAAAGCCCCTAAGGAAGTGGTAGAAAAAGAAAGGCAAACCTATGAAGAGATTATAAACCGAGTAAAAATAGTAACTCAATATATTTATGATCTTAAAGGGATCTAA
- a CDS encoding PilZ domain-containing protein has protein sequence MHERDKRYYTRYKIKLEGKIGTERGQVFPVEILDLSIEGARLKTDRDIPIEEGDIINLVIKWKSTIKCKAEVRWIKRERFNTDFGIKFIEISMKDRETLSSLISEHALTNLLDTYLR, from the coding sequence ATGCATGAAAGAGATAAAAGATATTATACTCGTTATAAGATTAAATTAGAGGGTAAAATTGGTACTGAAAGAGGTCAGGTTTTTCCAGTAGAAATTTTAGACCTAAGCATAGAAGGTGCTCGATTAAAAACCGATAGAGATATTCCTATAGAAGAAGGAGATATTATTAATTTAGTTATAAAATGGAAAAGCACCATTAAATGTAAGGCCGAAGTTAGATGGATAAAAAGAGAAAGATTTAACACTGATTTTGGGATTAAGTTTATAGAAATATCGATGAAAGACAGAGAAACCTTAAGTTCTCTTATCTCTGAGCATGCTTTAACCAATCTTCTTGATACCTACCTTCGTTAA